One part of the Corynebacterium sp. CNCTC7651 genome encodes these proteins:
- a CDS encoding UDP-glucose/GDP-mannose dehydrogenase family protein → MRMTVIGTGYLGATHAACMAELGHEVLGVDVDQAKIDSLQNGEVPFFEPGLPEVLERNLEAGRLAFTTDYDKAAEFANVHFIGVGTPQQRGSYAADTRYVEAVIEDLVPKLKGDHLIFGKSTVPVGTAAALQVRADALAPEGTHVEIAWNPEFLREGYAVQDTITPDRIVLGVRGTHTGETTRAEEVAREVYATPLANNTPFIVTDLQTAELVKVSANAFLATKISFINAVSEVCEIVGADVTQLADAIGHDDRIGRKFLGAGLGFGGGCLPKDIRAFMARAGEVGADQALTFLREVDAINMRRRQRVVDLSREVLGSLIGKRVTVLGAAFKPNSDDVRDSPALAVAGQLSLAGASVRVYDPQGMDNARRVFPTLDYASSLEDALRGAELVILATEWDEFKQMDPTWAANLVEKQLIIDGRNVLPVTQWQHAGWNIHALGRSL, encoded by the coding sequence ATGCGTATGACGGTGATTGGTACGGGCTACTTGGGTGCGACCCACGCGGCCTGCATGGCGGAGCTGGGCCACGAAGTCCTTGGTGTGGACGTGGACCAGGCGAAGATTGACTCCCTGCAAAACGGTGAGGTGCCGTTCTTTGAGCCGGGTCTTCCCGAGGTGCTGGAGCGCAACCTCGAGGCCGGCCGCCTGGCGTTTACCACTGACTATGACAAGGCAGCAGAGTTCGCCAACGTCCACTTCATCGGTGTGGGCACCCCGCAGCAGCGCGGCTCGTATGCGGCGGACACCCGCTACGTCGAAGCGGTGATCGAGGACCTGGTGCCCAAGCTTAAGGGTGATCACCTGATCTTCGGCAAGTCCACCGTGCCGGTCGGCACCGCGGCAGCGTTGCAGGTCCGCGCGGATGCGTTGGCCCCGGAAGGCACCCACGTGGAGATCGCGTGGAACCCGGAGTTTTTGCGTGAAGGCTACGCGGTGCAAGACACGATCACCCCGGACCGCATCGTGCTCGGTGTGCGCGGCACCCACACGGGTGAAACCACCCGGGCGGAGGAGGTTGCCCGCGAGGTGTACGCCACCCCGCTTGCGAACAACACCCCGTTCATCGTCACCGACCTGCAAACCGCGGAACTTGTGAAGGTGTCCGCGAACGCGTTTTTGGCCACCAAGATCTCGTTTATCAACGCCGTGAGCGAGGTGTGCGAGATTGTGGGTGCGGATGTGACCCAGCTTGCGGATGCGATTGGCCACGACGACCGCATTGGGCGGAAGTTCCTCGGTGCTGGTCTGGGTTTCGGTGGTGGGTGTTTGCCGAAGGATATTCGTGCGTTCATGGCCCGCGCCGGCGAGGTCGGTGCGGACCAGGCGCTCACCTTCCTTCGTGAGGTGGATGCGATCAACATGCGCCGCCGCCAGCGCGTGGTGGACCTCTCGCGTGAGGTGTTGGGCAGCTTGATCGGTAAGCGTGTCACGGTGCTTGGTGCGGCGTTCAAGCCGAACTCTGACGATGTGCGCGATTCGCCCGCCCTGGCTGTCGCCGGTCAGCTGTCTTTGGCGGGTGCGAGTGTGCGTGTGTATGACCCGCAGGGCATGGACAACGCGCGCCGCGTGTTCCCCACCCTGGACTACGCCTCCTCCTTGGAGGACGCGCTGCGTGGTGCGGAGCTGGTGATCCTTGCTACCGAGTGGGACGAGTTCAAGCAGATGGATCCTACCTGGGCCGCAAACCTCGTCGAGAAGCAACTCATCATCGACGGCCGCAACGTCCTGCCCGTCACCCAATGGCAACACGCCGGCTGGAACATCCACGCGCTCGGCCGCAGCCTGTAA
- a CDS encoding UTP--glucose-1-phosphate uridylyltransferase: protein MQKSIGQFRVPSGAAVRTVVVPAAGMGTRFLPATKTVPKELLPVVDTPGIELIAEEAAALGAERLAIVVAPDKQEIMRHFGEFATLRNRLLERGKDEQAEKVSRANGLIHAVAVTQDEPLGLGHAVGCAEAALDAEEDVVAVMLPDDLVLPTGVMAKMAAAREAFGGSVLCAFNVTPDEVFNYGVFDVEPADGTVDGVEELKVRGMVEKPAKEEAPSTLVATGRYLLDRAVFDALRRITPGKGGELQLTDAIELMIQEGHPVHVVVHDGKRHDLGNPGGYIPANVDFGLRDPKYGPALYTAITQIIADFEAEHPEVIQA from the coding sequence ATGCAGAAGTCTATCGGTCAGTTTCGGGTTCCTTCTGGTGCGGCGGTGCGCACGGTGGTTGTGCCGGCGGCGGGGATGGGCACGAGGTTCCTCCCGGCCACCAAGACGGTGCCGAAGGAACTCCTGCCGGTAGTAGACACCCCAGGCATCGAACTCATCGCCGAAGAAGCCGCAGCACTCGGTGCCGAACGCCTAGCGATCGTGGTCGCCCCCGACAAGCAAGAAATCATGCGCCACTTCGGGGAATTCGCCACCTTGCGCAACCGCCTCCTGGAGCGCGGCAAAGACGAGCAGGCCGAAAAAGTCTCCCGCGCCAACGGGCTGATCCACGCAGTAGCAGTCACCCAGGATGAGCCTTTGGGGTTGGGCCATGCGGTGGGGTGCGCGGAGGCCGCCCTGGATGCGGAAGAAGATGTGGTGGCTGTGATGCTGCCGGATGACCTGGTGCTGCCGACTGGTGTGATGGCGAAGATGGCTGCCGCCCGCGAGGCGTTCGGGGGTTCGGTGTTGTGCGCGTTCAATGTGACACCCGATGAGGTGTTCAACTACGGCGTGTTCGACGTCGAACCCGCCGACGGCACCGTCGATGGCGTCGAGGAGTTGAAGGTACGCGGCATGGTAGAAAAGCCCGCGAAGGAGGAAGCCCCCTCGACGCTGGTGGCTACTGGGCGCTACTTGCTGGACCGTGCGGTGTTTGATGCGCTGCGTCGTATCACTCCGGGTAAGGGTGGGGAGTTGCAGCTCACGGACGCGATTGAGTTGATGATCCAGGAAGGCCACCCTGTGCATGTGGTGGTGCATGACGGCAAGCGCCACGATTTGGGTAACCCGGGTGGGTATATCCCGGCGAATGTGGATTTCGGTTTGCGTGACCCGAAATACGGGCCCGCCCTGTACACCGCGATCACTCAGATCATCGCCGACTTTGAGGCCGAACACCCAGAGGTCATACAAGCATAA